In Streptomyces sp. NBC_00448, the following are encoded in one genomic region:
- the carB gene encoding carbamoyl-phosphate synthase large subunit — MPKRTDIQSVLVIGSGPIVIGQAAEFDYSGTQACRVLKAEGLRVILVNSNPATIMTDPEIADATYVEPITPEYVEKIIAKERPDALLPTLGGQTALNTAIALHESGALAKHDVELIGANVEAIHKGEDRELFKGVVEAVREKIGHGESARSVICHTMDDVLAGVDTLGGYPVVVRPSFTMGGAGSGFAHDETELRRIAGQGLTLSPTTEVLLEESILGWKEYELELMRDKHDNVVVVCSIENFDPMGVHTGDSITVAPAMTLTDREYQILRDIGIAVIREVGVDTGGCNIQFAVNPEDGRVIVIEMNPRVSRSSALASKATGFPIAKIAARLAVGYTLDEIPNDITEQTPASFEPTLDYVVVKVPRFAFEKFPAADAALTTTMKSVGEAMAIGRNFTEALNKALRSLEKKGSQFDFASPVDPAAKDALLETAGVPTDGRINTVMAAIRAGATAQEVFDATKIDPWFVDQLFLIKEHADELAAADRLDPDLLADAKRHGFSDAQIASIRGLREDVVREVRHTLGIRPVYKTVDTCAAEFAARTPYFYSSYDEESEVAPREKPAVIILGSGPNRIGQGIEFDYSCVHASFALHDAGYETVMVNCNPETVSTDYDTSDRLYFEPLTLEDVLEIVHAETLAGPVAGVIVQLGGQTPLGLAQALKDNGVPVVGTSPEAIHLAEDRGAFGRVLAEAGLPAPKHGTATSFPGAKAIADEIGYPVLVRPSYVLGGRGMEIVYDETRLAAYIAESTEISPTRPVLVDRFLDDAIEIDVDALYDGHELYLGGVMEHIEEAGIHSGDSACALPPITLGGHDIKRLRASTEAIAAGVGVRGLINIQFALAGDILYVLEANPRASRTVPFTSKATAVPLAKAAARISLGATVAELRAEGLLPATGDGGTLPLDAPISVKEAVLPWSRFRDVQGRGVDTILGPEMRSTGEVMGIDAVFGTAYAKSQAGAYGALPTKGRAFISVANRDKRALIFPARALIEHGFELLATSGTAEVLRRNGIEARVVRKQSEGTGPDGEPTVVTLIHEGEVDLIVNTPFGTGGRLDGYDIRTAAVARGVPCLTTVQALAAAVQGIDALTRGDIGVRSLQDHAASLALARAE; from the coding sequence GTGCCTAAGCGCACCGATATCCAGTCCGTCCTGGTCATCGGCTCCGGCCCGATCGTCATCGGCCAGGCCGCGGAGTTCGACTACTCAGGCACGCAGGCGTGCCGGGTGCTCAAGGCCGAGGGCCTTCGGGTGATCCTGGTCAACTCCAACCCCGCCACGATCATGACCGACCCGGAGATCGCCGACGCCACCTACGTCGAGCCGATCACCCCCGAGTACGTCGAGAAGATCATCGCCAAGGAGCGCCCCGACGCGTTGCTGCCCACCCTCGGCGGCCAGACCGCGCTGAACACCGCGATCGCGCTGCACGAGAGCGGCGCGCTGGCCAAGCACGACGTGGAGCTGATCGGCGCCAACGTCGAGGCCATCCACAAGGGCGAGGACCGCGAACTGTTCAAGGGCGTGGTCGAGGCGGTCCGGGAGAAGATCGGGCACGGCGAGTCCGCCCGCTCGGTGATCTGCCACACCATGGACGACGTGCTGGCCGGCGTCGACACCCTCGGCGGCTACCCGGTCGTGGTCCGGCCCTCCTTCACCATGGGCGGCGCCGGCTCCGGCTTCGCCCACGACGAGACGGAACTGCGCCGGATCGCCGGCCAGGGCCTGACGCTCTCGCCGACCACCGAGGTGCTCCTGGAGGAGTCCATCCTCGGCTGGAAGGAGTACGAACTGGAGCTGATGCGCGACAAGCACGACAACGTGGTGGTCGTCTGCTCCATCGAGAACTTCGACCCGATGGGCGTGCACACCGGCGACTCCATCACCGTCGCGCCCGCGATGACGCTCACCGACCGTGAGTACCAGATCCTGCGCGACATCGGCATCGCGGTGATCCGCGAGGTCGGCGTCGACACCGGCGGCTGCAACATCCAGTTCGCGGTGAACCCCGAGGACGGCCGGGTCATCGTGATCGAGATGAACCCCCGGGTCTCCCGCTCGTCCGCGCTCGCCTCCAAGGCCACCGGCTTCCCGATCGCGAAGATCGCCGCCCGGCTCGCCGTCGGCTACACGCTCGACGAGATCCCCAACGACATCACCGAGCAGACCCCGGCGTCCTTCGAACCCACCCTGGACTACGTGGTGGTGAAGGTGCCGCGGTTCGCCTTCGAGAAGTTCCCGGCCGCCGACGCCGCGCTCACCACCACCATGAAGTCGGTGGGCGAGGCGATGGCGATCGGCCGCAACTTCACCGAGGCGCTGAACAAGGCGCTGCGCTCGCTGGAGAAGAAGGGCTCGCAGTTCGACTTCGCGAGCCCGGTCGACCCGGCCGCGAAGGACGCCCTGCTGGAGACGGCCGGCGTGCCCACCGACGGCCGGATCAACACCGTGATGGCCGCGATCCGGGCCGGCGCCACCGCCCAGGAGGTCTTCGACGCCACGAAGATCGACCCGTGGTTCGTCGACCAGCTCTTCCTGATCAAGGAGCACGCCGACGAGCTGGCCGCCGCCGACCGGCTCGACCCGGACCTGCTCGCCGACGCCAAGCGGCACGGCTTCTCCGACGCCCAGATCGCCAGCATCCGCGGCCTGCGCGAGGACGTCGTACGCGAGGTCCGGCACACCCTCGGCATCCGCCCGGTCTACAAGACCGTCGACACCTGCGCCGCCGAGTTCGCCGCCCGCACGCCGTACTTCTACTCCTCCTACGACGAGGAGTCCGAGGTCGCGCCGCGCGAGAAGCCCGCGGTGATCATCCTCGGCTCCGGGCCCAACCGGATCGGCCAGGGCATCGAGTTCGACTACTCCTGCGTGCACGCCTCCTTCGCGCTGCACGACGCCGGGTACGAGACCGTGATGGTCAACTGCAACCCGGAGACCGTCTCCACCGACTACGACACCTCCGACCGGCTCTACTTCGAGCCGCTCACCTTGGAGGACGTGCTGGAGATCGTGCACGCCGAGACCCTCGCGGGACCGGTCGCGGGTGTGATCGTCCAGCTCGGCGGGCAGACCCCGCTCGGCCTGGCACAGGCCCTGAAGGACAACGGCGTGCCGGTCGTCGGCACCTCGCCCGAGGCGATCCACCTCGCCGAGGACCGCGGCGCGTTCGGCCGGGTGCTCGCCGAGGCGGGCCTGCCCGCGCCCAAGCACGGCACCGCCACCTCCTTCCCCGGCGCCAAGGCCATCGCCGACGAGATCGGTTACCCGGTCCTGGTCCGCCCCTCCTACGTGCTCGGCGGGCGCGGCATGGAGATCGTCTACGACGAGACGCGGCTGGCGGCGTACATCGCCGAGTCCACCGAGATCAGCCCGACCCGCCCGGTGCTGGTCGACCGGTTCCTCGACGACGCCATCGAGATCGACGTCGACGCCCTCTACGACGGCCACGAGCTGTACCTCGGCGGCGTCATGGAGCACATCGAGGAGGCCGGCATCCACTCCGGCGACTCCGCGTGCGCGCTGCCGCCGATCACCCTCGGCGGCCACGACATCAAGCGGCTGCGCGCCTCCACCGAGGCGATCGCCGCGGGCGTCGGGGTGCGGGGCCTGATCAACATCCAGTTCGCGCTGGCCGGGGACATCCTCTACGTGCTGGAGGCCAATCCCCGCGCCTCGCGCACCGTGCCCTTCACCTCCAAGGCGACCGCCGTGCCGCTCGCCAAGGCCGCCGCGCGAATCTCGCTCGGCGCGACCGTGGCCGAACTGCGCGCCGAGGGGCTGCTGCCCGCCACCGGCGACGGCGGCACCCTGCCGCTGGACGCGCCGATCTCCGTCAAGGAGGCCGTGCTGCCCTGGAGCCGCTTCCGCGACGTCCAGGGCCGCGGGGTGGACACCATCCTCGGCCCGGAGATGCGCTCCACCGGCGAGGTGATGGGCATCGACGCGGTCTTCGGCACCGCCTACGCCAAGTCGCAGGCCGGCGCGTACGGCGCGCTGCCCACCAAGGGCCGGGCGTTCATCTCGGTCGCCAACCGCGACAAGCGGGCGCTGATCTTCCCGGCGCGGGCGCTGATCGAGCACGGCTTCGAGCTGCTGGCCACCTCCGGCACCGCGGAAGTGCTGCGCCGCAACGGCATCGAGGCGCGGGTGGTCCGCAAGCAGAGCGAGGGGACCGGGCCCGACGGCGAGCCCACCGTCGTCACCCTCATCCACGAGGGCGAGGTCGACCTCATCGTCAACACCCCGTTCGGCACCGGCGGCCGGCTCGACGGCTACGACATCCGTACGGCCGCCGTCGCGCGGGGCGTCCCGTGCCTGACCACGGTGCAGGCGCTGGCCGCGGCGGTCCAGGGCATCGACGCGTTGACGCGTGGCGACATCGGGGTGCGGTCCCTCCAGGACCACGCGGCGTCGCTGGCGCTGGCCCGGGCGGAATAA
- the bldD gene encoding transcriptional regulator BldD, whose amino-acid sequence MSSDYAKQLGAKLRAIRTQQGLSLHGVEEKSQGRWKAVVVGSYERGDRAVTVQRLAELADFYGVPVQELLPGTTPGGAAEPPPKLVLDLERLSQVPPEKAGPLQRYAATIQSQRGDYNGKVLSIRQDDLRTLAVIYDQSPSVLTEQLISWGVLDADARRAVQHDEG is encoded by the coding sequence ATGTCCAGCGATTACGCCAAGCAGCTCGGAGCCAAACTCCGGGCCATCCGCACGCAGCAGGGGCTGTCCCTGCACGGCGTCGAGGAGAAGTCCCAGGGCCGCTGGAAGGCAGTGGTCGTGGGGTCCTACGAGCGCGGCGACCGTGCCGTGACCGTCCAGCGCCTCGCCGAGCTCGCCGATTTCTACGGCGTCCCGGTGCAGGAGCTGCTGCCGGGCACCACGCCCGGTGGCGCCGCCGAGCCGCCGCCGAAGCTGGTGCTCGACCTGGAGCGGCTGTCCCAGGTCCCGCCGGAGAAGGCCGGCCCGCTGCAGCGCTACGCGGCCACCATCCAGAGCCAGCGCGGCGACTACAACGGGAAGGTGCTGTCCATCCGCCAGGATGACCTGCGCACTCTCGCGGTCATCTACGACCAGTCGCCCTCGGTGCTGACCGAGCAGCTGATCTCGTGGGGCGTCCTCGACGCGGACGCCCGCCGCGCGGTGCAGCACGACGAGGGCTGA
- a CDS encoding PH-like domain-containing protein has protein sequence MTTLTALAATAAEGGKHSAKVTHWSDRLGWIIGLVLVIGLVYWLMRQGWQWRRTLQGGLPELPAAPEDPAELGEPLLVMDGRYHGSTTAGQWLDRIVAHGLGVRSRARLTLTARGLLVERTGAPGFLVPTAALRGARLDQAIAGKVLPEGGLLVVTWEHGGTLIDSGFRSEHAAQHPAWAEAITELSGDRAVAFSTEKTEKEGAR, from the coding sequence GTGACGACTCTGACAGCGCTGGCGGCCACCGCCGCCGAGGGCGGCAAGCACTCCGCGAAGGTCACCCACTGGTCGGACCGGCTCGGCTGGATCATCGGGCTCGTCCTGGTGATCGGCCTGGTCTACTGGCTGATGCGGCAGGGCTGGCAGTGGCGCCGCACCCTCCAGGGCGGCCTGCCCGAGCTGCCGGCCGCCCCCGAGGACCCGGCCGAGCTGGGCGAGCCGCTGCTGGTGATGGACGGCCGCTACCACGGCTCCACCACCGCCGGGCAGTGGCTGGACCGGATCGTCGCGCACGGCCTCGGCGTACGCAGCAGGGCCCGGCTCACCCTGACCGCGCGCGGCCTGCTGGTCGAGCGCACCGGCGCACCCGGCTTCCTGGTGCCGACCGCCGCCCTGCGCGGCGCCCGGCTCGACCAGGCCATCGCCGGCAAGGTGCTGCCCGAGGGCGGCCTGCTCGTCGTCACCTGGGAGCACGGCGGCACCCTCATCGACTCCGGCTTCCGCTCCGAGCACGCCGCGCAGCACCCGGCGTGGGCCGAGGCCATCACCGAGCTGAGCGGCGACCGCGCCGTGGCATTCAGCACCGAGAAGACCGAAAAGGAAGGCGCACGATGA
- a CDS encoding dihydroorotase, which produces MSKILIRGARLLGGEARDVLIDAGTVVAVGTDLTAEGADFVEGEGRILLPGLVDLHTHLREPGREDSETVLTGTRAAAVGGYTAVHAMANTFPVADTAGVVEQVWRLGKESGYCDVQPVGAVTVGLEGRKLAELGAMADSAAGVRVFSDDGKCVDDAVIMRRALEYVKAFDGVVAQHAQEPRLTEGAQMNEGIVSGELGLTGWPAVAEESIIARDVLLAAHVGSRVHICHLSTAGSVEIVRWAKSKGWDVTAEVTPHHLLLTDELARTYDPVYKVNPPLRTEADVVALREALADGTIDCVATDHAPHPHEDKDCEWSAAAMGMVGLETALSVVQHTMVDTGLLDWAGVADRMSTRPAAIGRLVGHGRPIAVGEPANLVLLDPAYRGTVNPAGFASRSRNTPYEGRELPGRVIATFLRGHATVMDGKLT; this is translated from the coding sequence ATGAGCAAGATCCTGATCCGCGGTGCTCGGCTGCTCGGCGGCGAGGCCCGGGACGTCCTGATCGACGCGGGGACCGTCGTCGCGGTCGGCACCGACCTCACCGCGGAGGGCGCCGACTTCGTGGAGGGCGAGGGCCGTATCCTGCTGCCCGGCCTGGTCGACCTGCACACGCACCTGCGGGAGCCGGGCCGTGAGGACTCCGAGACGGTGCTCACCGGCACTCGCGCGGCGGCTGTCGGCGGGTACACGGCGGTGCACGCGATGGCGAACACCTTCCCGGTCGCCGACACCGCCGGTGTGGTGGAGCAGGTGTGGCGGCTCGGCAAGGAGTCCGGGTACTGCGATGTGCAGCCGGTGGGCGCGGTCACCGTCGGGTTGGAGGGCAGGAAGCTCGCCGAACTGGGGGCGATGGCCGACTCCGCGGCCGGTGTGCGGGTCTTCTCCGACGACGGGAAGTGCGTGGACGACGCGGTGATCATGCGCCGCGCGCTGGAGTACGTGAAGGCGTTCGACGGGGTCGTGGCGCAGCACGCGCAGGAGCCGCGGCTGACCGAGGGCGCGCAGATGAACGAGGGCATCGTCTCGGGTGAGTTGGGCCTGACCGGGTGGCCGGCGGTCGCGGAGGAGTCGATCATCGCCCGGGACGTGCTGCTGGCCGCGCACGTCGGCTCGCGGGTGCACATCTGCCACCTGTCGACGGCCGGGTCGGTGGAGATCGTGCGGTGGGCGAAGTCCAAGGGCTGGGACGTCACCGCCGAGGTCACCCCGCACCACCTGCTGCTCACCGACGAGCTGGCGCGTACCTACGACCCGGTCTACAAGGTGAACCCGCCGTTGCGGACCGAGGCGGATGTGGTGGCGCTGCGGGAGGCGCTGGCCGACGGCACCATCGACTGCGTCGCCACCGACCACGCCCCGCATCCGCACGAGGACAAGGACTGCGAGTGGTCCGCGGCCGCGATGGGGATGGTGGGGCTGGAGACCGCGCTGTCGGTGGTGCAGCACACCATGGTCGACACCGGGCTGCTGGACTGGGCCGGGGTCGCGGACCGGATGTCGACCCGGCCTGCCGCGATCGGGCGGTTGGTGGGGCACGGTCGGCCGATCGCCGTCGGCGAGCCCGCGAACCTGGTCCTGCTCGACCCGGCATACCGTGGGACCGTCAACCCCGCGGGCTTCGCCTCCCGCAGCCGCAACACCCCCTACGAGGGCCGCGAGCTGCCCGGCCGGGTCATCGCGACCTTCCTACGGGGCCACGCCACGGTCATGGACGGGAAGCTCACGTGA
- the carA gene encoding glutamine-hydrolyzing carbamoyl-phosphate synthase small subunit, with the protein MTTSTRAATAPAVLVLEDGRIFRGRAYGSVGETFGEAVFSTGMTGYQETLTDPSYHRQVVVMTAPHVGNTGVNDEDSESRRIWVAGYVVRDPARVPSNWRSRRTLDEELTAQGVVGISGIDTRALTRHLRERGAMRVGIFSGDALSDDGTLLARVRQAPEMAGADLSAEVATTEAYTVPAIGTKRFTVAALDLGIKGMTPHRMAERGIEVHVLPASATVEEVYATAPDGVFLSNGPGDPATADLTVIQAVLERGTPLFGICFGNQLLGRALGFGTYKLKYGHRGINQPVQDRSTGKVEVTAHNHGFAVDAPLDRISDTPYGRAEVSHVCLNDNVVEGLRLLDKPAFSVQYHPEAAAGPHDAAYLFDRFTSLMNTVLMEGQRA; encoded by the coding sequence ATGACGACCTCCACCCGGGCGGCAACCGCGCCCGCCGTACTCGTCCTGGAGGACGGCCGCATCTTCCGCGGCCGCGCCTACGGGTCCGTGGGGGAGACCTTCGGCGAGGCCGTGTTCTCCACCGGTATGACCGGCTACCAGGAGACCCTGACCGACCCCTCGTACCACCGCCAGGTCGTCGTCATGACCGCCCCGCACGTCGGCAACACCGGCGTCAACGACGAGGACTCCGAGTCCCGCCGGATCTGGGTGGCCGGATACGTGGTGCGCGACCCCGCCCGCGTCCCGTCCAACTGGCGCTCCCGCCGCACCCTCGACGAGGAGCTGACCGCGCAGGGCGTGGTCGGCATCAGCGGCATCGACACCCGCGCGCTCACCCGCCATCTGCGCGAGCGCGGCGCCATGCGGGTCGGCATCTTCTCCGGCGACGCACTGTCCGACGACGGCACCCTGCTGGCCCGGGTCCGGCAGGCCCCCGAGATGGCCGGCGCCGACCTGTCCGCCGAGGTCGCCACCACCGAGGCGTACACCGTGCCCGCGATCGGCACCAAGCGCTTCACCGTCGCCGCCCTCGACCTCGGCATCAAGGGCATGACCCCGCACCGCATGGCCGAGCGCGGCATCGAGGTGCACGTGCTGCCCGCAAGCGCCACCGTCGAGGAGGTCTACGCGACCGCGCCCGACGGGGTGTTCCTGTCCAACGGCCCCGGCGACCCCGCCACCGCCGACCTCACCGTCATCCAGGCGGTCCTGGAGCGCGGCACCCCGCTGTTCGGGATCTGCTTCGGCAACCAGCTCCTCGGCCGCGCGCTGGGCTTCGGCACCTACAAGCTCAAGTACGGCCACCGCGGCATCAACCAGCCGGTGCAGGACCGTTCCACCGGCAAGGTCGAGGTCACCGCGCACAACCACGGCTTCGCCGTCGACGCCCCGCTCGACCGGATCAGCGACACCCCCTACGGGCGCGCCGAGGTCAGCCACGTCTGTCTCAACGACAACGTGGTGGAGGGGCTGCGGCTGCTCGACAAGCCGGCCTTCAGCGTCCAGTACCACCCGGAGGCGGCCGCGGGCCCGCACGACGCCGCGTACCTGTTCGACCGCTTCACGTCTTTGATGAACACAGTTCTGATGGAGGGCCAGCGTGCCTAA
- a CDS encoding aspartate carbamoyltransferase catalytic subunit, with the protein MKRHLISAADLTRDDAILVLDTAEEMARVADRPIKKLPTLRGRTVVNLFFEDSTRTRISFEAAAKRLSADVINFSAKGSSVSKGESLKDTALTLEAMGADAVVIRHHSSGAPHRLATSGWINSSVVNAGDGTHEHPTQALLDALTMRRHLSGVGRDLDGRRITIVGDVLHSRVARSNVLLLTTLGAEVTLVAPPTLLPIGVETWPCRVSYDLDAVLAKSDAVMMLRVQRERMNAAFFPTEREYARRYGLDGLRMAALPEHAIVMHPGPMNRGMEITAEVADSPRCTAVEQVANGVSTRMAVLYLLLGGSEPAIAPARTETAETAEPARPTDAPRPTEAARTEESK; encoded by the coding sequence ATGAAGCGCCACCTGATCTCGGCCGCCGACCTCACCCGCGACGACGCCATCCTCGTACTCGACACCGCCGAGGAGATGGCCCGCGTCGCCGACCGGCCGATCAAGAAGCTGCCCACCCTGCGCGGCCGCACCGTCGTGAACCTCTTCTTCGAGGACTCGACCCGCACCCGTATCTCCTTCGAGGCGGCCGCCAAGCGGCTGTCCGCCGACGTCATCAACTTCTCCGCCAAGGGCTCCTCGGTCTCCAAGGGCGAGTCCCTGAAGGACACCGCGCTCACGCTGGAGGCGATGGGCGCCGACGCGGTCGTCATCCGCCACCACTCCTCCGGCGCCCCGCACCGGCTGGCCACCTCCGGCTGGATCAACTCCTCGGTGGTCAACGCGGGCGACGGCACCCACGAGCACCCCACCCAGGCGCTGCTCGACGCGCTGACCATGCGCCGCCACCTGTCAGGCGTCGGCCGCGACCTCGACGGGCGCCGGATCACCATCGTCGGTGACGTGCTGCACAGCCGGGTGGCCCGCTCCAACGTGCTGCTGCTCACCACCCTGGGCGCCGAGGTCACCCTCGTCGCCCCGCCGACGCTGCTGCCGATCGGCGTCGAGACATGGCCCTGCCGGGTCTCCTACGACCTGGACGCGGTGCTCGCCAAGTCCGACGCGGTGATGATGCTGCGGGTGCAGCGCGAGCGGATGAACGCCGCGTTCTTCCCCACCGAGCGCGAGTACGCCCGCCGCTACGGCCTGGACGGGCTGCGGATGGCGGCCCTGCCGGAGCACGCCATCGTCATGCACCCCGGCCCGATGAACCGCGGCATGGAGATCACCGCCGAGGTCGCCGACTCGCCCCGCTGCACCGCCGTCGAGCAGGTCGCCAACGGCGTCAGCACGCGGATGGCCGTGCTCTACCTGCTGCTCGGCGGCTCCGAGCCGGCGATCGCCCCGGCCCGTACCGAGACCGCCGAGACCGCCGAGCCGGCCCGGCCCACCGACGCCCCCCGCCCCACCGAAGCCGCCCGTACCGAGGAGAGCAAGTAA
- the pyrR gene encoding bifunctional pyr operon transcriptional regulator/uracil phosphoribosyltransferase PyrR — translation MVDDRSTSASTTLGAHARAQGPGAARPVLEGPDIARVLTRIAHEIVERAKGADDVVLLGIPTRGVFLARRLADKLAEITGRATAVGSLDITMYRDDLRLHPPRALARTDIPGDGVDGRLVVLVDDVLFSGRTIRAALDALGDIGRPRAVQLAVLVDRGHRELPIRADYVGKNLPTSLRETVKVLLAEEDGRDSVLLGQKDPGPRAGHSADG, via the coding sequence ATGGTCGACGACCGCAGTACCAGCGCGAGCACCACGCTCGGCGCGCACGCCCGGGCCCAGGGCCCCGGCGCCGCCCGCCCCGTGCTCGAAGGCCCGGACATCGCCCGGGTGCTCACCCGCATCGCCCACGAGATCGTCGAACGCGCCAAGGGCGCCGACGACGTGGTGCTCCTCGGCATCCCCACCCGCGGGGTCTTCCTCGCCCGCCGGCTCGCGGACAAGCTCGCCGAGATCACCGGCCGGGCCACCGCCGTCGGCTCGCTGGACATCACCATGTACCGCGACGACCTGCGGCTGCACCCGCCGCGCGCGCTCGCCCGCACCGACATCCCCGGCGACGGCGTCGACGGACGCCTCGTCGTCCTCGTCGACGACGTGCTCTTCTCCGGCCGCACCATCCGCGCCGCGCTCGACGCGCTCGGCGACATCGGCCGCCCCCGCGCGGTCCAGCTCGCCGTCCTGGTCGACCGCGGCCACCGCGAGCTGCCGATCCGCGCGGACTACGTCGGCAAGAACCTCCCCACCTCGCTGCGCGAGACCGTCAAGGTGCTGCTCGCGGAGGAGGACGGCCGCGACAGCGTGCTGCTCGGCCAGAAGGACCCCGGCCCGCGCGCGGGCCACTCCGCGGACGGTTAG
- a CDS encoding Ig-like domain repeat protein yields the protein MTRRSHALFRRSGRLVAALALGGSLLATAVPAAQAAAEPGEPNDVAVKLPTASYSRMLVDQARGRVYVTTGSGVNAATAELLVYDFDGNLLKTVNIGSSMFVASAMMLSADGSILYLTAASDVLIFNADTLALTGNGWVRHDFFQGECAGDIGTAGGKLWFTRMTSQAYPKDCTTEPQALNSGRFDGGGGFVRGVFSYVDAKFATSPGVPDRLVETFTSNGTPKLYVGLYDATTTGPQQLALRSYAAATDPSALPRDVAISPDGAVTAVAAGTAGTKVLSTADLSDASPGYGSLPAGTSSTAVAFSPDGSLVARGGAVDGAAADLLVQGADPAEGDTPRQYAFTDGADGGDRIADRGLAFSADGSRLFAMTTDAAGDAFWLHVITNPDARWHSAFDGPLTVQPDHPYAGGSVRIAGKLRLNGPAPSDPVRVTAVRHDADGDHTVPSATAGADGTFTLADTPSTTGTAVYTVSFAGDAAHDPAPDATVTVEVAKAPTQLALDPPGTATPDGVDLHGTLSSSGATLPAGTVVNVQRLTSGGATDLPDTAVAADGGFTVHDVPPAGAGNVLYTVVYAGDALHDGSADWVTLKITS from the coding sequence TTGACCAGACGCAGCCATGCCCTTTTCCGGCGCAGCGGGAGGCTGGTGGCGGCGCTCGCGCTCGGCGGCTCCCTGCTCGCCACCGCCGTCCCGGCCGCGCAGGCGGCCGCGGAGCCGGGTGAGCCGAACGACGTCGCGGTGAAACTGCCGACCGCCTCGTACTCGCGGATGCTGGTGGACCAGGCACGCGGGCGCGTGTACGTGACCACCGGCAGCGGGGTGAACGCGGCCACCGCCGAGTTGCTCGTGTACGACTTCGACGGAAACCTGTTGAAGACCGTCAACATCGGCAGCTCGATGTTCGTCGCGAGCGCCATGATGCTCTCCGCCGACGGCAGCATCCTCTATCTCACCGCCGCCAGCGACGTGCTGATCTTCAACGCCGACACCCTCGCCCTCACGGGCAACGGCTGGGTGCGACACGACTTCTTCCAGGGCGAGTGCGCCGGTGACATCGGCACCGCCGGGGGCAAGTTGTGGTTCACCCGCATGACCAGCCAGGCCTATCCGAAGGACTGCACCACCGAGCCCCAGGCGCTCAACTCCGGCCGCTTCGACGGCGGCGGGGGTTTCGTCCGGGGGGTGTTCAGCTACGTCGACGCGAAGTTCGCCACCTCGCCGGGCGTTCCGGACCGGCTCGTCGAGACCTTCACGAGCAACGGCACGCCGAAGCTGTACGTCGGACTCTACGACGCGACCACCACCGGTCCACAGCAACTGGCCCTGCGGTCGTACGCCGCGGCCACCGACCCCTCGGCGCTGCCGCGGGACGTCGCGATCAGCCCGGACGGCGCGGTCACCGCGGTCGCCGCCGGCACCGCCGGGACCAAGGTGCTGTCCACCGCCGACCTCTCCGACGCCTCGCCCGGCTACGGTTCGCTGCCCGCGGGCACCAGTTCCACCGCGGTCGCGTTCAGCCCCGACGGCTCGCTCGTCGCCCGCGGCGGCGCCGTCGACGGCGCCGCGGCCGACCTGCTGGTCCAAGGTGCCGACCCCGCCGAGGGCGACACACCCCGGCAGTACGCCTTCACCGACGGCGCGGACGGCGGCGACCGGATCGCCGACCGCGGTCTCGCCTTCAGCGCGGACGGCTCACGGCTCTTCGCGATGACCACCGACGCCGCCGGGGACGCGTTCTGGCTGCACGTCATCACCAACCCGGACGCACGCTGGCACTCCGCCTTCGACGGCCCGCTGACCGTCCAGCCCGACCACCCCTACGCGGGCGGGTCCGTCCGGATCGCCGGGAAGCTGCGGCTGAACGGGCCGGCGCCGTCCGACCCGGTGCGGGTGACCGCGGTGCGCCACGACGCCGACGGCGACCACACCGTGCCGTCCGCGACGGCCGGCGCGGACGGCACCTTCACCCTGGCCGACACTCCGTCGACCACAGGAACGGCCGTCTACACCGTCTCCTTCGCCGGCGACGCGGCACACGATCCCGCCCCGGACGCGACCGTGACCGTGGAGGTCGCCAAGGCGCCCACACAACTGGCGCTCGACCCGCCCGGCACCGCGACTCCCGACGGTGTGGACCTGCACGGCACCCTGAGCAGCAGCGGGGCGACGCTGCCCGCCGGCACGGTCGTCAACGTGCAGCGGCTGACGAGCGGGGGCGCCACCGACCTGCCGGACACGGCCGTCGCCGCCGACGGCGGCTTCACCGTCCACGACGTGCCGCCCGCCGGCGCGGGGAACGTGCTGTACACGGTCGTCTACGCCGGCGACGCCCTGCACGACGGCTCCGCGGACTGGGTCACGCTCAAGATCACGAGCTGA